Within the Oryzias melastigma strain HK-1 linkage group LG8, ASM292280v2, whole genome shotgun sequence genome, the region agaaaaattaAAACCTACAGCTACACACCCCCCACATTCACCCCAAACGCATGTAGGCAGGAATAAATGACTAGAATTATAGAAGAGACGTAAgacttggctctgctgtgacgAAACAATAGATCAGGGATCTCTTaaaccagcagcagatcagCCACAGAACATCACCACAGTGACCACCAGAACCAGACAGCAACAGGTCCACTCCACAGCCATGAGGCTGTGATGCTGGACCCAAACCGCTCCAAGACGAGCGAGCCCTGTGACAGTAAACACCGAACAAACCAGCAAATATCCGTACAAAAGATTCTCATATGGAAATATAACTTCATTAACGTCAGCGATgccaaaaacatgaacataaaaaaaacagctgtgcagtcataaacttttgctttagGCTCTTCCCCCCCAACGCTCCATCCACAGACACGCTAAAATGACCACAGCTGTCATCTCATCAGCAACAGTTTCAAAACGAAGGAATTATTACAGCTTTTTAATTTCACCGcggcaaactttttttttcctacgtTGCGCGTTAATTTAAATCGTCCGGTCATGAGAGCTGACGCAGAAAGTAATGTGTGTTGTGTGAAACTatagttttattgaaaaaaaaatgacgacaTGGGGGAACAAAGATCATTGTGAGAAGAGATCATCGCTCTTTTCAAATccgaaaaataaaaactgacaacAGATGAAGTGCTTATTGTTGTCACACTCCAGAGTGCCACTGTCTTTCCCTCCGTGTGCCCTAGATtgacaaccttttttttttttcttttaactttattttgtctgatttGCTTTAACACTGCACTATTGAGAGTGGGCTAAATGTCAGATGTCAAGACCAAAGTATGGAATTAATTCAGTTTAGATGCAAAAATCTGTTCTGCTTGCCATGATCTCCTCTGCTGTGCgagtattttttgctaaaaatattaaaaaaaacattcacctATTTCTGTCCACTGGCTCTGAATTTGCACTTTTGGCATCATGCAGCTGCTAAGTAATCAACACAGATGAGTATGAATTGACTCTCTGGATCCTCTCTGAGAGGACTGACAGAACAAACCTTTTAAAGTTCTCATCTTTGAACTACAATTAGAACGTTTTTCAGTCATTCAAGCAGAAAACTTTCTGTAGTGAACCAACTTTTAATAAACGATTTCTGTGCTCGACTTAACAATGTAGAAAGGTCGATCATCATGATCTTACCTTTAACGTCTTTAATCATCTTTTCCAAACCGTCCAGAGTGTCCCTGCTGGGAAGAACTTTCCTCCTTAATCCAGCTGTCTTTTCATCGTCACCATCAAGTATCTGAATTAAACAAAGAACACTGATGTTGAAATGTTCCTTCTCCTTCTGAGGTTTACAAACGGCTATCCTTTGGTCCGTCTCAGACAGATCAATATTCCCACACTGCAGACGCAATTTTGTTGCCTCACATCCTGTTTTGGTTCTTGCagctaaaaatcaaacattcatTTGTCAAGCATTGTTTTAATGGCTAATTATTTGTTTCATCCCTCTTTGTTATTCATATCTGCAGCTTTCATTGATGTAATATACCTTAATTTTATCAGATTTGACAGACTTTCTTCTAAAATGTCTCATTTGTGTTACAGTGCAGTTACTGTTGAGCTTTGGTGCAGACCCCAACCAGCGAGACAGTCTGGGGAACACCCCTCTTCATCTGGGTGAGAGCGCCGGCGGTTCGTCCGGTTCAACATGGAGCCGTGTGCTCATGCATGTGTAGAGTTCTGGGCTTCCTGAGCTTTTAAAACAGACGTAAAGCTTCATCTTTGTGCACGTTTGTGTTCTTGCAGCTGCCTGTACCAACCATGTGCCTGTAATTACCACATTGCTGAGAGGAGGTGAGGTCaccaagagttttttttttttttgagtttgaaGAGTGCATACAGCCTTTATGTGTTCTTACTTTTTGGGGGATTTAATCCAATTGCAACCAGTTGACCCAATTTTATCCTTTAAGTGAAACTTTACTAAAATCAGCTAAAAAGTTCATTCGAATTTGATTTTTGCTTTcggatttacagtttttaaactgtgtttaaCGCCTCAGGTAACAACAAAAATTAagtataaaatatattagtctgaaataatttagaaaatccATGAATCCTTATATTACAGTTAAAATACAAAGTAACTGAACTGAGTTTTTGTTCCATTGCTTCTCTTAAGGAGCCAGAGTGGACGCCCTGGACCGAGCGGGCAGGACCCCGCTGCATCTAGCTCGTtccaagctgaacattttgcaGGAAGGAGCTTCACGCAGCCTTGAAACCCTGAGGGGGGAAGTCACACAGGTACGTGTCTggcctttttaaagtcattcgGTCTGCTTCTGTCTGCATCTTTTTCTGATTCCGTGTGTCCTCGAGCAGATCATCCAGATGCTTCGAGAATACCTGAACTTGATGGGCCAGAGTGAAGCTCGAGAGAGGCTGGAGCACATTTCCACACGGCTGCAGCACACACGCACCAAAGAGCAGGTGGGAATCGCTTTCCTCTGTTCTGAAggaatttttctttcatttttctctacAGCATTGATTCTGTTAAGTTTCAAAGCCTCGATCCTTTCTTACCCTGTTATCTTTGGATACTTTTCAGTTTCTAGACAGGATCATGTTTGGCTCTAGAATATTGTTGAGGAGTTTGTAGTAAAGTGTAAAGATTTCTGTTCCAAATAAGCCCAAATCACCATCCTTCTGCTGCCATGCTTGGCAGTTATGGGGTTTTGGTGCTGATAATTGATAATTCTTTGATAAACTGCCCAAAACCTCAGCTTCAGATCaagttctttaatttattttttacttttcttttacaaGTTTTCAGCTATGGTAATACAACATCATcttaacaaaataacaaataggAGCATCACCTATGagacagaacaaaaataaataagtatggTTTTACAGTGGTTTTATTCACTACTATATTATAGATTCAGATAAAGTCGGATCTTACTGGTTTGACATACTGAGTTCATTTTGTCCATTGTTATGTTGCGGATTATATTGATCCATTCTTTCCACTCTTAACCACTTACTTGTGATCGTTTTTTTACGAGCAACCAAGAGAGTTGCCATTAGTCAGACCAAGTTCTAACGGTCTTTGGGTTTGTTCAGATACACCTTCAACCCTTTAGTACAGGAGATGTCGCCGGCAACCCAAAATATAACACACTCTTCAAACTATTCAGCCGTTTACACGGTTGCCATAATACCAACGGATTCTGGAACAGAGAAAAGCCACAATATAAAGTGTTGGATATCGGAGCACAGCTGTTCTTCTCTGCGTCAGAATCTGTTAGTTCATAGTGTTTCCTCACTACATTGCTGTTCACCTTTCACAGTCTCGCTGTTTTCACTGATTTATTtctgtgcaattttttttttttaccttgataATCAATCTCCTCCGTGCTTTGCCTCCTGTACAGAATATGTTTGGGTTGCTTTATTTACACAAATCCTCCATCcagatcagatctttgtttttgttctataatactggacttattttactttaatggtGTGATCtgtaagagtttaaacaaaagagaaaggTGTGAACATGCTCGTGTATGTCTGAGAAAATAGTAGAAAGTGTATAATTAAATTAGTAACTCCATTTTAAATCTTTCTACTTCATCAGAGGTTGTGTTTTTAAGGTGCTCACCactattactttattttctctttcaggTGGATGAAGTGACTGATTTGCTGGCTAGTTTTACATCCCTCAGTCTCCAGAAACAGAATTTGGGTGACAGGTAGAAGATGATAAACTTCTCAAGTCCTCAAAAAAATTGTCTCCAGGCAAAAACGGAATATTGAAGCTAAAAGGATCGATCTCACATGCAAACCTTAAGCCCTGCTGTGTTCTACATCTCTACACCTAATGAAGTCAAGgcaccattttttaaatctggtgTGCTTGCTACCACATTTGCTTTGTTTGCTTAAAGTATTTGGCCATAAATCTTAAAGTATCAAAAAAGTGCTTTATTTGTtgaattttgctttaaaatgcagATGTTCAGTCGGAAACTATTGAAGTAGGGCTCTTCTAGAACATTAACGTGCCCTTATATGTTTGCATGAGAGTAGTATTGAGTGTCTTCTCATGAGTTGTGTTTTCTTGCCATTAATTGTAAAACTCTGGATTAATTAGGAAACTAATTATTGAACAGTTTTCTtactattttttagtttttatatcaaaaattgtcttttttgttgctttgtttttaatttgcatgTTTGTAAGAGCATTCTCTTGTAAAATGATATGAATTATGCTGTaatttgaaattgttgtgaaccaATGAATAGCTTTAGTTATATTTGTGCCAAATTATTGTTGATGCTGCTTGTGTTGGTCAATTTatgtcaaataaatgtattttttaaaaaaagttaattattggcttgttgttttttatgaattattgcaaataataaaatgtgcttttgtttaCGTTATGTACACACCAACAGAGAGTTATAAAGTAGGAGTACTCATTGAAGTCTTCCTTCACACAAATTGGCGGAATTgtgtaagccccgccccttcgTATACGTATTGTTGCTTACTGATAACAAAGATGGCGGACGGACCCGCGTAAATTGACGATCCCATTGAGGTagtaaaactaaataaacacattacTCTCTGCCTCTGGCCATTGAAAGCTATACATACAAGCTGTATAGAGACGGCGGACATATAAACAATCCAGACTGCACGTCAGTCGCGGCGTTTTCTCCACTTAAGCCAACCTCGGCCTACATAGTAGTTGAAGCCTCGGACTTTCCTTAGCCATTTTGCCTATCAGCTGCACGTAAACTCGGGGGCACGTAATTACGCCGGGGGCACGGGAAGCATTGAGCTgctaaagtaaaaagaaagggggtgtgtttgtgtatgtttgCGGGAGTAGGCGGGAATTAaatttttgaatgtttctgtACTCGTTTGTTACTGATTGATTAACTAGCAGTTACAACTTTAGCTTATGTTGTCGTTTTTTTGGCTTGAGTTGCTTGTCTACTTTTTTTCATACACCAAGGCGACTTGAATCGGGTTTCCTGCGTGGGGAAACCCGGTGAGGGACCCACTGTGCTCATACTATGACAGGAGATGACAtttcaagacaaagaaataaaaaaaatcagcttttttttcttgatacaGCATGCATTTCAGAGACAAACAACTTTCTGGCCATTTTTTAGCTCAACGTTCAGGTGTTTTTCATAAATTCTGTCTCGTGTTTGTCTTACAGGTGAGAACCTGCTGTTACTGTTGTCCAAGACATTCCAGGACAGGTGATCCTACAGAAGAAACCATGTCATATGAGGAAATAAAAGGTAGTTGAGCAAAGGAAAGCCAGTCTTCACTACTTCTGTGCAAttgaagtaaatattttttatgaaaattaagtGAGAAATTGAACTAATTCCTTTAGATGgactttttacaaaatataaataaacccAAATCAGAataattttttgtcaattaactAATTTTAGATATGGGGATGGAGGGAGACCGAGGACTTGTTGCCGGGCGAAGCCAGAGGGAGAAGAGGAGGTCCTACAAGGATCTGTTACGAGAAGAAGAGGAAATCGCTGCCCAGGTACGAAAGACATCCAAGAAACGGCCGAAGGTAAGTTTGCTGATGTCTCTGTTTGGATACACGGTGTTAATGCAGAGTATTACGGCTGAAATGGACTCTCTCTTGTTGATGCATAACAGGATTCAGAACTTTTCATGTTGGGTGGGGACTcgcacaaaaagaagaaaaggcaTAGTGATGACTACTATTACAGGGGTGAGGGGTTGTACAGCTGGAAAGTCATGAGGCGATgtcacaaaagaagaaaatataattttatttgtgttctcCTCAGACCACGAGGGTTCAGGACCACCTCTTCATAAGAAAAAGCACAAGTCTGCAGAACGCTCCCCAACTCTTCATTCCCCGTCATCGTCGCATTCAACAGATACAGCGATGGGCCTCCTTCAGGCCATTACCTCTCCCCTCGCCACAGGCTCAGACCCCAGTCCTCATTTGCACAAAAAACCCTCCTACCCGCCCTTCTCCTCGCACTCCTCCAAGGAGCGGAAGCGCGAGAGCGGGAGCAGCGGAAGCATGAAAGGAAGCCACTCCTTCTCACACTCCAAGTCCatgtcctcctcttcctccaagAAGCACTCATCATCGTCTTCAAAGTCGTCTCTCTTTCACGGCGGAGTTCCCAAAGAGGAGCCTTTGACTTTACGTGAGGCCGACGGGCTGAAGATGAAGCTGATCATGTCTCCAGAGAAGGAGGACCCGGAGAGCTTCCCGTTCGCGTCGCACTCGTCCAAAAGTGGAGTGCGGAAGGAAAAGGATAAGGAAAGAGGACAGACATCAAAGTCGCCCAaaaagaagctgcagcagaGTAAAGAGCCTCTCCCTATTGTGGGGAAAGAGGTGGAGGTGGAAGGTACATCAATCGAAGTCGGCCCCTTCTGTCTCTTTTGCCGTGTTTGCAGATTAACGTCCATGTCTGTGTCGCGCAGGTCACTACGGAGGTGGCATGGGGGATGACAGCTCGTCGTCTGGGGGAGAGCTGGAGGCTGGCGAGCTGGTTATAGATGATTCGTACTCGCACAtgtcaaaaaagaagaagaagagtaagaaaagtaagaagaaaaaggacaaagaaaagGACAGACAGGAGAAAAGTGGAAAGGAAAAGAAGCACAGCAAAGGATTTGGAGGTGAGTCACTGCACAGACCAAAAACTTATTTGTTCTACCAAACTATTCAAACATTATTATAAAGTattattagatgtttttttaggttttcaacTGTAAAATAGACCTTCTGTTTATCCTTTTAGAAGCTGATTTAAATATAGAGTGCCTAATACcaacaaatgcagtttttgaacatttgaagaaacTTTTTGCACCCTCAAGTCCATTTTAAAGACACAACTGTAACTTTAATGTCCCACTCCattcatattttgatcttttgtaaaaaggTTGATGCAGTTTTgatgtgtcgttttctagaacatagtttctgcagagcagcaggagttcttgaaaaattcacctctgtcTGAATTATAGGTGGCACCTTTGGCTCAGAGTaacccttcccatcatccctttgtttacactctctcccactagcttacagcccctcacacctcatgctgacattagtggtgcaacaaacaCGGTTAGCAATACTCAAGCTAGTTTTGATCTAGATTTtgatcagacgaggaaaacaaagacgttcatggatctattagtctgcatgtggatgtatcagaatggagtggagcaggaagcttgtggcctgcaCACCTATGACACTGCTACaggttttttcaaacagcatgttttcttctgcttctgatgtaccacaatttgaattcagaaatataatttttagcGTAATTCTCATCATCATAAAagtgccataagaacatgttaaagacacagTTTTTCttgaagtgagtctttaatcCAATAACATAATCCTGGCAGCAAAATAAGAATGTTGTCTGTTATAGTCTGACTGAACCGACCTGCTCACCAATCACAAATGCCGTCATTTATCAGCATCCACAGTTCAACGCTCTGTCACTTTAAGAAACCAGAAACAGGAACATGTGTTTTATCTATCTTTTAATATTTAGGGCAGCCATCTATTCATAGAGAGGGTTTTTTGTCCGGACATGAATGCTGTTGTTCACGTGTCTTCAAGTTAGCTGCACTTTGCCTAAAGCGTTTTACAGTTCAATGGATCTTGTAGAGAATACTCTACTTTGTCTTAAATATTGACAATTTTTTGGGCAGGAATTCTTTTGTCTACATGTTAAGGAAATGTTAGTCCCTCTTTGATTtctaacaaacattttatttagttttaacgATTTTTAGTTTCTGAGTATTATGGTAGTGAATTGTCACGGATGGAAGGTTCTGGTTGGATCCTGGTTGTGGAGTTTGCATCTTCTCCCTCTGCATACGCACATTTCAGTCTCATCAGTTGTTATCCATCTAAATGTGCTAAATTTGTTCTGTGGATTTGACCTGTCCTCAGGGGAAGCAGTGACCTGCAGTCACAGCCATGTGGTTTAACCCTTTATCTTAAGTGTCAGGCGAGCATCCTAATGTCAGAGTGTTTGGTCTTTGGTTTGACCCAACTGATTTTAATCTATATGTGTGCACTCGTCTGTTTGTGTGAGCATGCACGTGCGTGTTGGTTCATGCGTCTGTTTGGGCGTGTGTGTGCCTGCACATGCAAGTGTCTGTGATGCAGTGCTGATCTGTGACCCCGCCCTCACTCTTTAGTGTCTGGGATTGGCTCCAGCATCACAGGGGATGCCGGATTTATGGGGTATAGAGAATGGCTAGAAGAtagtttttatcatttctggCATCATATTTTGCTatcctttttcaaaataattttgcaaTAATTCAAACTGAAGTGACTATAAAagtgtagattaaaaaaaaatgttagttaaacaAAGTATGTGTGtttaagggggaaaaaacacttttttgcctAATAGTTAAACAGTCCAAACTGCTTAACTGTATTAGGTTTCTGTTCAGCTCGAATGATGAGCTGCAGTAAATATTCCAGAGTAAAGGTGTTGTTTGCTTATATAAAACATTACATAAATGCGCTGCTGTATAAAACTAAAGCAGTGTATTTACCTTACACAGCAAAAGTCATGATCACTTTTTAATA harbors:
- the hmgxb4a gene encoding HMG domain-containing protein 4a isoform X1, giving the protein MSYEEIKDMGMEGDRGLVAGRSQREKRRSYKDLLREEEEIAAQVRKTSKKRPKDSELFMLGGDSHKKKKRHSDDYYYRDHEGSGPPLHKKKHKSAERSPTLHSPSSSHSTDTAMGLLQAITSPLATGSDPSPHLHKKPSYPPFSSHSSKERKRESGSSGSMKGSHSFSHSKSMSSSSSKKHSSSSSKSSLFHGGVPKEEPLTLREADGLKMKLIMSPEKEDPESFPFASHSSKSGVRKEKDKERGQTSKSPKKKLQQSKEPLPIVGKEVEVEGHYGGGMGDDSSSSGGELEAGELVIDDSYSHMSKKKKKSKKSKKKKDKEKDRQEKSGKEKKHSKGFGDSSRSHSHSHPTVSHSAVGPMYAMSKAPTPHHQGNNTTAEKKKKKKDDKDRDKHDKDKEKPKKKNTTAYQVFCKEYRVNINAEQPGLDFGELSKKLAEVWKSMPEKDKLVWRQKAQYLQHKQNKAEATTVKHKSSVDVKSKAAGAGAAMVSPTRTPTTISLSPARIPDVDPIDAAAHLQLLGESLSLIGHRLQETEGMVAVSGSLSVLLDSILCALGPLTCLTAQIPQLNGCPRNVLSNTLDNIAYIMPGL
- the hmgxb4a gene encoding HMG domain-containing protein 4a isoform X3; this encodes MSYEEIKDMGMEGDRGLVAGRSQREKRRSYKDLLREEEEIAAQDSELFMLGGDSHKKKKRHSDDYYYRDHEGSGPPLHKKKHKSAERSPTLHSPSSSHSTDTAMGLLQAITSPLATGSDPSPHLHKKPSYPPFSSHSSKERKRESGSSGSMKGSHSFSHSKSMSSSSSKKHSSSSSKSSLFHGGVPKEEPLTLREADGLKMKLIMSPEKEDPESFPFASHSSKSGVRKEKDKERGQTSKSPKKKLQQSKEPLPIVGKEVEVEGHYGGGMGDDSSSSGGELEAGELVIDDSYSHMSKKKKKSKKSKKKKDKEKDRQEKSGKEKKHSKGFGDSSRSHSHSHPTVSHSAVGPMYAMSKAPTPHHQGNNTTAEKKKKKKDDKDRDKHDKDKEKPKKKNTTAYQVFCKEYRVNINAEQPGLDFGELSKKLAEVWKSMPEKDKLVWRQKAQYLQHKQNKAEATTVKHKSSVDVKSKAAGAGAAMVSPTRTPTTISLSPARIPDVDPIDAAAHLQLLGESLSLIGHRLQETEGMVAVSGSLSVLLDSILCALGPLTCLTAQIPQLNGCPRNVLSNTLDNIAYIMPGL
- the hmgxb4a gene encoding HMG domain-containing protein 4a isoform X2; this translates as MSYEEIKDMGMEGDRGLVAGRSQREKRRSYKDLLREEEEIAAQVRKTSKKRPKDSELFMLGGDSHKKKKRHSDDYYYRDHEGSGPPLHKKKHKSAERSPTLHSPSSSHSTDTAMGLLQAITSPLATGSDPSPHLHKKPSYPPFSSHSSKERKRESGSSGSMKGSHSFSHSKSMSSSSSKKHSSSSSKSSLFHGGVPKEEPLTLREADGLKMKLIMSPEKEDPESFPFASHSSKSGVRKEKDKERGQTSKSPKKKLQQSKEPLPIVGKEVEVEGHYGGGMGDDSSSSGGELEAGELVIDDSYSHMSKKKKKSKKSKKKKDKEKDRQEKSGKEKKHSKGFGDSSRSHSHSHPTVSHSAVGPMYAMSKAPTPHHQGNNTTAEKKKKKKDDKDRDKHDKDKEKPKKKNTTAYQVFCKEYRVNINAEQPGLDFGELSKKLAEVWKSMPEKDKLVWRQKAQYLQHKQNKAEATTVKHKSSVDVKSKGAGAAMVSPTRTPTTISLSPARIPDVDPIDAAAHLQLLGESLSLIGHRLQETEGMVAVSGSLSVLLDSILCALGPLTCLTAQIPQLNGCPRNVLSNTLDNIAYIMPGL